Proteins from a genomic interval of Rhodococcus rhodochrous:
- a CDS encoding serine hydrolase, producing MKHGRGRARSGAMMLCVATALAVSGCESIDSHPLPHEALGLASVTDADSDESTVTLSTAELPRQIDAAVALADSRGARLTVAVLDRESGTRVLGGSDEPFETASTVKLFIAEEVLYREVTGEATLADEDHELIRSMLRSSDDNAATLLWETYGGPEIVEHVVERHNLTGTTPPDPGSWWWNTTTTASDLLTWYDDLLGDSASGDESAARIVGHLVEFTDEGVDGYDQRFGLPQGLGDSTELGVKQGWMCCLTGEWLHLSTGFFGDDHRYVVVVAARETVTYDESDPFYDTGFLPDTAMYDATDDGSAQHARETVTLAVETTLGSAHRP from the coding sequence ATGAAGCACGGGCGCGGACGCGCACGATCGGGCGCGATGATGCTCTGCGTGGCCACCGCACTGGCCGTATCCGGCTGCGAATCGATCGATTCCCATCCACTCCCGCACGAGGCGCTCGGTCTCGCTTCCGTGACGGACGCCGATTCCGACGAGTCGACCGTGACGCTGTCGACGGCCGAACTGCCCCGGCAGATCGACGCGGCCGTCGCGCTCGCGGACAGCCGCGGAGCGCGCCTGACCGTCGCCGTGCTCGACCGTGAATCCGGGACCCGCGTGCTCGGCGGATCGGACGAACCCTTCGAGACCGCCTCGACGGTGAAACTGTTCATCGCCGAGGAGGTCCTGTACCGCGAGGTGACAGGCGAAGCGACGCTCGCCGACGAGGACCACGAGTTGATCCGGTCGATGCTGCGCTCCTCGGACGACAACGCGGCAACGCTGCTGTGGGAGACCTACGGTGGTCCCGAGATCGTCGAGCACGTCGTGGAACGGCACAACCTGACCGGCACGACTCCCCCGGATCCGGGGTCCTGGTGGTGGAACACAACTACGACGGCGTCGGACCTGCTGACCTGGTACGACGATCTGCTCGGCGACAGCGCCTCCGGTGACGAGAGCGCGGCCCGGATCGTCGGCCATCTGGTGGAGTTCACCGACGAGGGCGTCGACGGATACGACCAGCGTTTCGGGCTTCCACAGGGTCTCGGCGATTCCACGGAGCTGGGTGTGAAGCAGGGGTGGATGTGCTGCCTGACCGGTGAATGGCTGCATCTGTCCACCGGATTCTTCGGCGACGATCACCGTTACGTGGTCGTGGTCGCGGCACGGGAGACCGTCACCTACGACGAGTCGGATCCCTTCTACGACACCGGTTTCCTGCCCGACACGGCGATGTACGACGCGACGGACGACGGGAGCGCGCAGCATGCGCGCGAGACCGTCACGCTGGCGGTCGAGACGACGCTCGGAAGCGCCCACCGGCCCTGA
- the trmD gene encoding tRNA (guanosine(37)-N1)-methyltransferase TrmD: MRLDVVTIFPEYLEPLRVALLGKAIDKGLISVGVHNLRDWTHDVHKAVDDAPYGGGPGMVMKPTVWGPALDDVLAGPDGETDPDVLLVVPTPAGRRFDQATAQRWSKEKRIVFACGRYEGIDQRVFDDAARRVRVEEVSIGDYVLIGGEVAVLVMVEAVVRLLPGVLGNQQSHQEDSFSDGLLEGPSYTRPAVWRDLEVPPVLLSGDHGKVARWRHEQSLERTRERRPDLLPSDD, from the coding sequence GTGCGGCTCGACGTCGTCACCATCTTCCCCGAATATCTCGAACCCCTGCGCGTCGCCCTGCTCGGCAAGGCGATCGACAAGGGGCTCATCTCCGTCGGCGTGCACAACCTGCGCGACTGGACGCACGACGTGCACAAGGCCGTCGACGACGCGCCCTACGGCGGCGGACCGGGCATGGTCATGAAACCCACCGTGTGGGGCCCGGCGCTCGACGACGTGCTCGCCGGACCCGACGGTGAAACCGATCCCGACGTCCTGCTCGTCGTCCCGACTCCCGCCGGCCGCCGCTTCGATCAGGCCACCGCACAACGGTGGTCGAAGGAGAAGCGGATCGTCTTCGCCTGCGGCCGCTACGAGGGAATCGACCAGCGCGTCTTCGACGATGCCGCGCGGCGCGTGCGCGTCGAAGAGGTGAGCATCGGCGACTACGTCCTCATCGGTGGGGAGGTCGCCGTTCTCGTCATGGTCGAGGCCGTCGTCCGGCTGCTGCCCGGTGTGCTCGGCAATCAGCAGTCGCACCAGGAGGATTCGTTCTCCGACGGACTGCTCGAAGGACCGAGCTACACCCGGCCGGCGGTGTGGCGCGACCTCGAGGTGCCGCCGGTGCTGCTGTCCGGCGACCACGGCAAGGTCGCCCGCTGGCGCCATGAGCAGTCGCTCGAACGCACCCGCGAACGACGACCCGACCTGCTCCCGTCCGACGACTGA
- the ffh gene encoding signal recognition particle protein, protein MFESLSDRLTGVLKDLRGKGRLSDADIDATCREIRLALLEADVALPVVREFIKKIKVRAKGAEVHGALNPAQQVVKIVNEELVGILGGETRRLQFAKTPPTVIMLAGLQGAGKTTLAGKLAKWLKAQGHTPMLVACDLQRPGAVTQLQVVGERAGVSVFAPHPGTSIGGGENELGVTAADPIAVAEQGIAEARNKQYDVVIVDTAGRLGIDQELMAQAAGIRDAVQPDEVLFVLDAMIGQDAVSTAEAFREGVGFTGVVLTKLDGDARGGAALSVRELTGQPIMFASTGEKLEDFDVFHPERMASRILGMGDVLTLIEQAEQVFDAEQAEATANKIGSGELTLEDFLEQMMAVRKMGPIANLLGMLPGAGQMKDALANVDEKQLDRIQAIIRGMTPEERANPKIINGSRRLRIANGSGVKVSDVNQLVDRFFEARKMMTAMAGQMGMPGARKNQRKKGKKGKKGGRGPTPPKVRGGMPGGFPGLPGGMPAGMPDLSKMPKGLDELPPGLENFDLSKLKFPKN, encoded by the coding sequence GTGTTCGAATCCCTTTCCGACAGGTTGACAGGGGTCCTGAAGGACCTGCGCGGCAAGGGGCGGCTGTCCGACGCGGACATCGACGCGACCTGCCGTGAGATCCGCCTCGCCCTGCTCGAGGCCGACGTCGCGCTGCCCGTCGTGCGCGAGTTCATCAAGAAGATCAAGGTGCGCGCCAAGGGCGCCGAGGTGCACGGCGCGCTGAACCCGGCCCAGCAGGTCGTCAAGATCGTCAACGAGGAACTCGTCGGGATCCTCGGCGGCGAGACCCGTCGTCTGCAGTTCGCGAAGACCCCGCCGACGGTCATCATGCTCGCCGGTCTGCAGGGTGCCGGTAAGACCACCCTCGCGGGCAAGCTCGCGAAGTGGCTCAAGGCGCAGGGACACACCCCGATGCTGGTCGCCTGCGACCTCCAGCGTCCCGGCGCTGTCACCCAGCTGCAGGTGGTCGGTGAGCGTGCCGGCGTGTCGGTCTTCGCTCCCCATCCCGGCACCTCCATCGGCGGAGGCGAGAACGAACTCGGAGTCACCGCTGCCGACCCGATCGCCGTGGCCGAGCAGGGCATCGCCGAGGCGCGCAACAAGCAGTACGACGTGGTCATCGTCGACACCGCCGGTCGCCTCGGTATCGACCAGGAACTCATGGCGCAGGCCGCGGGCATCCGCGACGCCGTGCAGCCCGACGAGGTGCTGTTCGTCCTCGACGCGATGATCGGTCAGGACGCCGTGAGTACCGCCGAGGCGTTCCGCGAGGGCGTCGGCTTCACCGGCGTGGTGCTCACCAAGCTCGACGGCGACGCCCGTGGTGGTGCCGCGCTCAGCGTCCGCGAGCTCACCGGCCAGCCGATCATGTTCGCCTCCACCGGTGAGAAGCTCGAGGACTTCGACGTCTTCCACCCCGAGCGCATGGCCAGCCGCATCCTCGGCATGGGCGACGTGCTCACCCTGATCGAGCAGGCCGAGCAGGTCTTCGACGCCGAGCAGGCCGAGGCCACCGCCAACAAGATCGGTTCGGGCGAGCTCACCCTCGAGGACTTCCTCGAGCAGATGATGGCCGTGCGGAAGATGGGCCCCATCGCCAATCTCCTGGGCATGCTGCCCGGAGCCGGGCAGATGAAGGACGCCCTGGCCAACGTCGACGAGAAGCAGCTCGACCGCATCCAGGCGATCATCCGCGGCATGACGCCGGAGGAGCGCGCCAACCCGAAGATCATCAACGGCTCGCGGCGACTGCGTATCGCTAATGGTTCCGGTGTGAAGGTCTCCGACGTCAACCAGCTCGTCGACCGGTTCTTCGAGGCCCGGAAGATGATGACGGCCATGGCCGGCCAGATGGGCATGCCGGGCGCACGCAAGAACCAGCGCAAGAAGGGCAAGAAGGGGAAGAAGGGCGGTCGCGGACCGACGCCGCCGAAGGTGCGGGGCGGTATGCCCGGCGGCTTCCCCGGTCTCCCGGGTGGCATGCCCGCCGGGATGCCCGACCTGTCGAAGATGCCGAAGGGCCTCGACGAGCTTCCTCCGGGACTCGAGAACTTCGACCTGTCGAAGCTGAAGTTCCCCAAGAACTGA
- a CDS encoding [protein-PII] uridylyltransferase, which produces MRSDPQGSGTRGPDPVASAAGSGPSVSSARKTAPAGAADLAAARDTLLSGGPRSRRLDTVALRHALVDLHEFWLTTKGSELGIKREGGFAIVAVGGLGRREMLPYSDLDLILLHDDMAPSVVSKVADELWYPLWDAHIKLDHSVRTVPQALQVFSSDLTAALGMLEARHIAGDAQLSNLLIGGVRRQWRTGIRSRFDELIEMTEVRWQRSGQIAHRAEPDLKSGRGGLRDVQLLNALSVAQLTDGMPGLGPDVPGGGLAAAHRRLLDVRTELHRVAGRSRDQLRAQDADEIAAALRIGDRFDLARVLTESARTISYSVDVGLRTAANSLPRKGLSRLRRGPVRRPLDEGVVEHGGEVALARDAHPRRDPGLITRVAAAAAQAGLPVSAATLTRLADHAPELREPWPREALDDFLVLLGSGRRAVDVIESLDRTGLWGRLLPEWGAVRDLPPRDAVHTWTVDRHLVETAVYASELTTRVARPDLLVLGALLHDIGKGRGGDHSVVGAELALQIGRRMGLWPSDLALLTSMVRHHLLLPHTATRRDLDDPETVAAVVDALDGDPVLLDLLHALAEADSQATGPGVWGDWKASLIRELVRRCRMMMAGDELPAPDPIDPALANLAEDGALHVALEPREDGRSFTATFVAPDERGVLSDEAGVLSLHGLRVLSASIGSHAGSTVNSFVVAPRFGSPPEAALLRQELVRARSGDLDLLGALETKDRAERESRLPERTARAVPVSAALAPPRIIWFEGSEADQVVLEIRSEDRIGLLCRLADVFEHVGADVRWARVSTLGSTVIDSFCVDLAGAHTRVSREHLEKELLSVLPAPEPPAPADRP; this is translated from the coding sequence ATGCGCTCTGACCCCCAGGGGTCCGGCACTCGAGGCCCTGATCCCGTTGCTTCGGCAGCGGGGTCGGGGCCTTCGGTGTCCTCGGCCCGCAAAACCGCACCGGCGGGCGCCGCCGATCTCGCGGCCGCCCGCGACACCCTGCTCTCCGGCGGCCCCCGCAGCCGCCGCCTCGACACCGTGGCCCTGCGTCACGCCCTCGTGGACCTGCATGAATTCTGGTTGACGACGAAGGGCTCCGAACTCGGCATCAAGCGCGAGGGAGGCTTCGCCATCGTCGCCGTCGGGGGTCTCGGACGCCGCGAGATGCTCCCGTACTCCGATCTCGATCTCATCCTCCTCCACGACGACATGGCGCCGTCCGTCGTGTCGAAGGTCGCCGACGAGCTCTGGTACCCGCTGTGGGACGCGCACATCAAACTCGACCACAGTGTCCGGACGGTGCCCCAGGCCCTCCAGGTGTTCTCGTCCGATCTGACGGCCGCACTGGGAATGCTCGAGGCGCGGCACATCGCGGGCGACGCCCAGCTGAGCAATCTGCTCATCGGCGGTGTGCGACGTCAGTGGCGCACCGGCATCCGGTCCCGCTTCGACGAACTCATCGAGATGACCGAGGTGCGGTGGCAGCGCAGCGGGCAGATCGCCCACCGGGCCGAACCCGACCTCAAGAGCGGTCGCGGCGGGTTGCGGGACGTGCAGTTGCTCAATGCCCTGTCCGTTGCGCAGCTCACCGACGGCATGCCGGGACTCGGACCCGACGTCCCGGGGGGTGGTCTCGCGGCCGCCCACCGGCGACTGCTCGACGTACGCACCGAGCTGCACCGCGTCGCCGGCCGCTCCCGCGATCAGCTGCGCGCGCAGGACGCCGACGAGATCGCCGCGGCGCTGCGGATCGGCGACCGTTTCGATCTCGCGCGGGTGCTCACCGAATCGGCCCGCACGATCAGCTACTCCGTCGACGTCGGCCTGCGCACGGCGGCCAATTCGCTGCCGCGCAAGGGCCTGTCGCGACTGCGTCGCGGACCGGTGCGGCGACCCCTCGACGAAGGGGTCGTCGAGCACGGGGGAGAGGTGGCCCTCGCGCGCGACGCGCATCCGCGTCGCGACCCGGGCCTGATCACGCGGGTCGCGGCGGCCGCCGCGCAGGCCGGACTGCCCGTCTCGGCGGCCACGCTCACCCGGCTCGCCGATCACGCCCCGGAACTACGCGAACCCTGGCCCCGCGAAGCCCTCGACGACTTCCTGGTGCTGCTCGGTTCGGGACGTCGCGCCGTCGACGTCATCGAGTCGCTGGACCGCACAGGACTGTGGGGGCGGTTGCTCCCCGAATGGGGTGCGGTGCGCGACCTGCCGCCGCGCGACGCCGTCCACACGTGGACCGTGGACAGGCACCTCGTCGAAACCGCCGTCTACGCGAGCGAACTGACGACGCGGGTCGCCCGGCCGGACCTGCTCGTCCTCGGCGCGTTGCTGCACGACATCGGCAAGGGACGCGGCGGCGACCACAGCGTGGTCGGTGCCGAACTGGCCCTGCAGATCGGACGGCGGATGGGCCTGTGGCCCTCGGACCTGGCGTTGCTCACCTCGATGGTGCGACACCACCTGCTCCTGCCGCACACCGCGACCCGGCGCGATCTCGACGATCCGGAGACCGTGGCCGCGGTCGTCGACGCCCTCGACGGCGATCCGGTGCTGCTCGACCTGCTCCACGCCTTGGCCGAGGCGGATTCGCAGGCCACCGGCCCGGGAGTCTGGGGGGACTGGAAGGCGTCGCTGATCAGGGAACTCGTGCGCCGCTGCCGCATGATGATGGCGGGGGACGAGTTGCCGGCACCGGATCCGATCGATCCCGCCCTCGCGAACCTCGCCGAGGACGGCGCCTTGCACGTCGCGCTCGAACCACGCGAGGACGGTCGCAGCTTCACCGCGACCTTCGTCGCGCCCGACGAGCGGGGTGTGCTCTCCGACGAGGCCGGCGTGCTCTCGCTGCACGGTCTACGGGTGCTGTCGGCCTCGATCGGCAGTCACGCCGGCAGCACGGTCAACAGCTTCGTCGTGGCCCCGAGATTCGGTTCACCGCCCGAAGCGGCGCTGCTCCGGCAGGAACTCGTGCGGGCACGCTCCGGCGACCTCGACCTCCTCGGTGCCCTCGAGACCAAGGACCGCGCCGAACGTGAGAGCAGGCTTCCCGAGCGAACGGCCCGGGCGGTTCCCGTCAGCGCCGCTCTCGCGCCGCCGCGGATCATCTGGTTCGAAGGATCCGAAGCGGACCAGGTCGTGCTCGAGATCCGGTCGGAGGACCGGATCGGTCTGCTGTGCCGCCTCGCGGACGTCTTCGAGCATGTCGGAGCCGACGTGCGGTGGGCACGGGTGAGCACGCTGGGTTCGACGGTGATCGACTCGTTCTGCGTCGATCTCGCCGGTGCCCACACCCGTGTCTCCCGGGAGCATCTCGAGAAGGAACTGCTGTCGGTCCTGCCTGCCCCCGAGCCGCCTGCGCCCGCCGACAGACCGTGA
- a CDS encoding amidohydrolase family protein, with translation MTVTEGDARSFVVRGRSLADDETVELFVGADGSFTAEPGRDAEVLCADGWILPGLVDAHCHVGIRFGGGAEDEEGLLAQAVTERDAGVLLLRDAGSPVDTRALDQRADLPRVIRAGRHIALPKRYIRGLPVDLEDESQLPDEVARQARAGDGWVKLIGDWIDREVGDLAPLWSDEILVEAIAAAHREGARVTAHVFGEDALPGLLAAGIDCIEHGTGLTDETIATMAAHGTALVPTLVNIENFPDIADSATRFPVYAAHMRALYARLDETIGSAHEAGIPIYAGTDAGGQVQHGRIADEIASLVRVGLDPTEAYAAASWKARAWLGHPSLEPGTSADFVVYREDPRSDPAAARPDLVVLRGRVVSGSPARL, from the coding sequence ATGACCGTGACCGAGGGTGATGCGCGTTCCTTCGTGGTGCGGGGCCGGTCGTTGGCCGACGACGAAACCGTCGAGCTGTTCGTCGGGGCCGACGGATCGTTTACGGCCGAGCCCGGCCGCGACGCCGAGGTGCTCTGTGCCGACGGCTGGATCCTGCCGGGCCTCGTCGACGCGCACTGCCACGTCGGCATCAGGTTCGGCGGGGGAGCGGAGGACGAGGAGGGTCTGCTCGCGCAGGCCGTCACCGAACGCGACGCGGGTGTCCTGCTGCTCCGTGACGCCGGTTCACCTGTCGACACCCGGGCCCTCGATCAGCGGGCGGACCTGCCCCGGGTCATCCGGGCGGGTCGGCACATCGCTCTGCCCAAGCGCTACATCCGCGGGCTGCCCGTCGACCTCGAGGACGAGTCGCAGCTGCCCGACGAAGTGGCCCGTCAGGCCCGGGCCGGCGACGGCTGGGTCAAACTCATCGGCGACTGGATCGACCGGGAGGTCGGCGACCTCGCTCCGCTGTGGAGCGACGAGATCCTCGTCGAGGCGATCGCCGCGGCCCACCGCGAAGGCGCGCGGGTGACGGCGCACGTCTTCGGTGAGGACGCCCTGCCCGGACTGCTCGCGGCGGGGATCGACTGCATCGAGCACGGCACGGGCCTGACCGACGAGACCATCGCGACGATGGCCGCGCACGGCACCGCGCTCGTGCCCACACTGGTCAATATCGAGAACTTCCCGGACATCGCCGATTCGGCGACGCGATTCCCGGTGTACGCGGCGCACATGCGCGCACTGTACGCGCGCCTCGACGAGACCATCGGCTCCGCCCACGAGGCCGGCATCCCGATCTACGCGGGCACCGATGCCGGTGGCCAGGTGCAGCACGGGCGCATCGCCGACGAGATCGCATCGCTCGTGCGCGTGGGTCTCGACCCCACCGAGGCGTACGCCGCGGCGAGCTGGAAGGCCCGCGCGTGGCTCGGGCATCCGAGTCTCGAGCCGGGGACGTCGGCGGATTTCGTCGTGTACCGGGAGGATCCGCGCAGCGACCCCGCGGCCGCGCGTCCCGATCTCGTGGTTCTCCGCGGCCGAGTGGTCTCGGGGAGCCCTGCGCGCTTGTAG
- a CDS encoding RNA-binding protein produces the protein MSAVVADAVEHLVRGIVAHPDDVRVDLIAGRRGRTVEVHVNPDDLGKVIGRGGRTATALRTLVTGIGGRGIRVDVVDTDR, from the coding sequence ATGAGCGCCGTGGTCGCCGATGCCGTCGAGCATCTCGTTCGTGGAATCGTCGCCCATCCCGACGACGTCCGCGTCGACCTGATCGCGGGCCGTCGGGGCCGCACCGTCGAGGTGCACGTCAATCCCGACGACCTCGGCAAGGTCATCGGCCGCGGCGGTCGTACCGCGACCGCGCTGCGGACCCTCGTCACCGGCATCGGTGGCCGGGGTATCCGTGTCGACGTCGTCGACACCGACCGCTAG
- the rimM gene encoding ribosome maturation factor RimM (Essential for efficient processing of 16S rRNA): MELVVGRVAKSHGIRGEVVVEVRTDEPEERFAVGAVLRGRKPRDKHLHEYTVEAAREHSGRLLLRLQGIDGRDAADALRGVLFVVDSADLPPSDDPDEFYDHELEGLTVRIVAGRPDGGTEVGTVREVLHTAAGELLSIRPAGQERGELLVPFVTEIVPTVSVRDGVIEIDPPEGLLDPDFGEPPSKKKKSIEGKQ; the protein is encoded by the coding sequence ATGGAGCTCGTCGTGGGCCGTGTGGCCAAGTCGCACGGCATCCGAGGCGAAGTCGTCGTCGAGGTTCGCACCGACGAACCCGAGGAGCGCTTCGCCGTCGGCGCGGTCCTGCGTGGCCGCAAGCCTCGCGACAAGCACCTGCACGAGTACACAGTGGAAGCCGCCCGGGAACACTCCGGGCGGCTTCTGCTGCGCCTGCAGGGCATCGACGGTCGCGACGCCGCCGACGCACTGCGCGGCGTGCTGTTCGTCGTCGACAGCGCCGACCTTCCGCCGTCCGACGACCCGGACGAGTTCTACGATCACGAACTCGAAGGGTTGACGGTGCGGATCGTCGCCGGTCGCCCCGACGGCGGAACCGAGGTCGGCACCGTCCGCGAGGTCCTGCACACGGCCGCCGGCGAACTGCTGTCGATCCGGCCTGCCGGCCAGGAGCGCGGAGAGTTGCTCGTCCCGTTCGTCACCGAGATCGTCCCGACGGTATCGGTCCGGGACGGCGTGATCGAGATCGATCCGCCCGAAGGACTCCTCGACCCCGACTTCGGGGAACCGCCGTCCAAGAAGAAGAAGTCGATCGAGGGGAAGCAGTAG
- the rpsP gene encoding 30S ribosomal protein S16, producing the protein MAVKIKLTRLGKIRNPQYRIVVADSRTRRNGRAIETIGKYHPKEEPSLIEIDSERAQYWLNVGAQPTEPVLNLFKITGDWQKFKGLPGAEGTLKKAEPKPSKLELFQAALAQAENEPAAEAVTPKKKKAAKEESAEASTEAESTEAAE; encoded by the coding sequence GTGGCTGTCAAGATCAAGCTCACCCGTCTCGGCAAGATCCGCAACCCGCAGTACCGCATCGTCGTCGCGGACTCGCGCACCCGCCGCAACGGCCGGGCCATCGAGACCATCGGCAAGTACCACCCGAAGGAAGAGCCTTCGCTGATCGAGATCGACTCGGAGCGTGCGCAGTACTGGCTGAACGTCGGCGCGCAGCCGACCGAGCCGGTCCTCAACCTCTTCAAGATCACCGGTGACTGGCAGAAGTTCAAGGGCCTGCCGGGTGCCGAGGGCACGCTGAAGAAGGCGGAGCCGAAGCCGTCCAAGCTCGAGCTGTTCCAGGCCGCCCTCGCGCAGGCCGAGAACGAGCCGGCTGCCGAGGCCGTCACGCCCAAGAAGAAGAAGGCTGCCAAGGAAGAGTCCGCCGAGGCGTCCACCGAGGCCGAGTCCACCGAGGCCGCCGAGTAA
- a CDS encoding P-II family nitrogen regulator translates to MKLITAIIKPFTLEDVKAGLEQAGVLGMTVSEVQGYGRQKGHTEVYRGAEYSVDFVPKVRVEVVVDDSAVDKVVETIVEASRTGKIGDGKVWVTPVEAVVRVRTGERGSDAL, encoded by the coding sequence ATGAAGCTGATCACGGCGATCATCAAGCCGTTCACGCTCGAGGACGTCAAGGCAGGCCTGGAGCAGGCCGGTGTGCTCGGAATGACAGTCAGCGAGGTGCAGGGGTACGGCCGCCAGAAGGGCCACACCGAGGTCTACCGCGGAGCCGAGTACTCCGTCGACTTCGTGCCGAAGGTCCGCGTCGAGGTCGTCGTCGACGACTCCGCTGTAGACAAGGTCGTCGAGACCATCGTCGAGGCCTCCCGTACCGGCAAGATCGGCGACGGCAAGGTGTGGGTCACGCCCGTGGAAGCCGTGGTCCGGGTCCGCACCGGAGAACGAGGTTCGGATGCGCTCTGA